From the genome of Niallia sp. FSL W8-0635, one region includes:
- a CDS encoding multicopper oxidase family protein — protein sequence MKLKILALIGFLLLILSACSNKQNESINRADVEKQAEKISSEETTKTEILKGNEFTIVAKEATHQLTKDISVDAWTFNGSVPGSQIRVMQGEKVKINLKNELPDPVTIHWHGIVLPNNMDGIPGVTQNAVQPGETFTYEFTPRISGTYMYHTHQDGVNQLDKGLYGALIVEPKEKTYDRDYTLMLDEWMSNPEEGMDMSDMEGMDMGESDEMEGMDMDTSNDGGSMTMDDMSAYDIFTINGKSGESIEPLKMKEGETVRLRLANIGYMTHKMHLHGQKFNVVAVDGQEIENPEVIEDQLISISPGERYDIEFVADNPGEWYLECHGNMEGTAGMKVKLQYEGSSLSTDKPNQDIKLPEFTYTNYGSSKDGEFTLNQKYDVEYTMNLNTEVLDNNMAYTINGKAFPNTENIMVKEGDLVKVKIVNNSKGEDHPMHLHGTSFQILSKNGKKLEGASIIKDTVNLEPGDEYEIAFKADNPGNWLFHCHDLHHASAGMVTMVKYKGFQPTFIPDENANNQPE from the coding sequence ATGAAATTAAAAATACTAGCATTAATTGGATTCCTATTATTAATCCTTTCAGCATGCTCCAATAAACAAAACGAGAGTATAAATCGAGCAGATGTTGAAAAACAGGCTGAGAAGATTTCTTCAGAAGAAACAACTAAGACAGAAATCTTAAAAGGGAATGAGTTTACGATTGTTGCAAAAGAGGCAACTCATCAATTAACAAAAGATATTAGTGTAGATGCTTGGACTTTTAATGGTTCGGTACCAGGTTCTCAAATTCGTGTAATGCAAGGGGAAAAAGTAAAAATCAACTTAAAAAATGAACTTCCCGATCCTGTAACTATACATTGGCACGGTATTGTTCTTCCAAATAATATGGATGGTATACCTGGAGTTACTCAAAATGCTGTACAACCAGGTGAGACATTTACTTATGAGTTTACACCCCGAATTTCTGGTACTTATATGTATCACACTCATCAAGACGGTGTTAATCAACTTGATAAAGGTCTATATGGTGCCTTAATTGTTGAACCAAAAGAAAAAACATACGATCGTGATTATACGTTAATGCTTGACGAATGGATGAGTAATCCAGAGGAAGGTATGGATATGAGCGATATGGAAGGTATGGACATGGGTGAAAGTGATGAAATGGAAGGTATGGATATGGATACGAGTAATGATGGCGGAAGCATGACGATGGACGATATGAGCGCGTATGACATTTTTACCATCAATGGAAAAAGTGGTGAGAGTATTGAGCCTTTAAAAATGAAGGAGGGTGAGACGGTAAGACTCCGTTTAGCTAATATTGGGTATATGACACACAAAATGCATTTGCATGGTCAGAAATTTAATGTAGTTGCGGTTGATGGGCAAGAAATAGAAAACCCAGAAGTAATAGAAGATCAGTTAATCTCAATATCACCAGGTGAACGGTATGATATTGAGTTTGTAGCAGATAACCCAGGAGAATGGTATCTGGAGTGTCATGGAAATATGGAAGGAACAGCTGGAATGAAAGTGAAATTACAATATGAAGGTAGTTCCTTATCTACAGACAAACCGAATCAGGATATAAAACTTCCAGAGTTCACATACACAAATTATGGTTCTTCAAAAGACGGTGAGTTCACTCTAAATCAGAAGTATGATGTTGAATATACAATGAACTTAAATACAGAAGTATTAGATAATAATATGGCTTACACAATCAATGGAAAAGCTTTCCCTAATACAGAAAATATTATGGTTAAAGAAGGTGACCTTGTAAAAGTAAAGATTGTGAATAACTCTAAAGGTGAAGACCATCCTATGCATTTACATGGTACATCTTTTCAAATTTTAAGTAAAAACGGTAAAAAACTTGAGGGTGCATCAATTATTAAAGATACTGTAAATCTAGAACCCGGAGATGAGTATGAGATAGCTTTCAAAGCAGATAACCCTGGGAATTGGCTATTCCATTGCCATGATTTACATCATGCTTCTGCAGGTATGGTAACAATGGTTAAATATAAAGGATTTCAGCCTACTTTTATTCCAGATGAAAATGCTAATAATCAGCCAGAATAA